A single region of the Stenotrophomonas sp. Marseille-Q4652 genome encodes:
- a CDS encoding PilZ domain-containing protein — MSATTARQGILSLAVKDKAALYAAYMPFVKNGGIFVPTPKRYFLGDEVFLLLTLPDSSERLPVAGKVIWVTPAGAQGNRTAGIGVQLAEGNEGEAIRNKIETMLAGTLSADKPTNTM; from the coding sequence ATGAGTGCGACAACCGCCCGCCAGGGCATCCTGTCCCTGGCGGTCAAGGACAAGGCCGCGCTTTATGCGGCCTACATGCCGTTTGTGAAGAACGGCGGCATCTTCGTACCGACGCCCAAGCGTTACTTCCTTGGCGACGAGGTGTTCCTGCTGCTGACCCTGCCTGATTCCAGCGAGCGCCTGCCGGTGGCCGGCAAGGTGATCTGGGTGACACCGGCTGGCGCGCAGGGCAACCGCACCGCCGGTATCGGCGTGCAGCTGGCCGAAGGGAACGAGGGCGAGGCGATCCGCAACAAGATCGAGACGATGCTGGCCGGCACGCTCAGTGCAGACAAGCCCACGAACACGATGTGA
- the fabD gene encoding ACP S-malonyltransferase yields MTESTLAFVFPGQGSQSLGMLADLAQQHPEVLETFQEASEGAGVDLWAISQDGPEDMLNRTEYTQPALLAAGIAVWRLWNAGRVHRPSVLAGHSLGEYTALVAAGALSLPDGARLVRLRGQLMQEAAPAGVGAMAAVLGADDAVVQDVCTQASGSQVVVPANFNSPGQIVIGGDAEAVDRALSLLAERGVRKAVKLAVSVPSHTPLMREAADRLAVAMADLQWQVPALPVVQNVDAQVHDSVDAIRDALVRQLYLPVRWTECVQALAARGVTRVAECGPGKVLTGLVKRIDKSLEARALGSAAELAAAQDEWVH; encoded by the coding sequence GTGACCGAATCCACACTAGCCTTTGTTTTTCCCGGCCAGGGATCCCAGTCGCTCGGCATGCTGGCCGATCTGGCCCAGCAGCACCCCGAGGTGCTCGAGACCTTCCAGGAAGCTTCCGAAGGTGCGGGCGTGGACCTGTGGGCGATCTCGCAGGACGGCCCGGAAGACATGCTCAACCGCACCGAATACACCCAGCCGGCGCTGCTGGCCGCGGGTATCGCGGTATGGCGCCTGTGGAATGCCGGGCGCGTGCACCGCCCGTCGGTTCTGGCAGGCCACAGCCTGGGCGAATACACCGCTCTGGTCGCCGCTGGTGCACTGTCTCTGCCCGATGGCGCCAGGCTGGTGCGCCTGCGTGGCCAGCTGATGCAGGAAGCCGCTCCCGCCGGCGTGGGCGCGATGGCCGCCGTGCTCGGCGCCGACGATGCCGTGGTGCAGGACGTCTGTACGCAGGCCTCCGGCAGCCAGGTCGTCGTGCCGGCCAACTTCAATTCCCCGGGCCAGATCGTGATCGGTGGCGACGCCGAAGCGGTGGACCGCGCCCTGTCGCTGCTGGCCGAACGCGGCGTGCGCAAGGCGGTGAAGCTGGCGGTGAGCGTGCCCTCGCACACCCCGCTGATGCGCGAGGCGGCCGACCGCCTGGCCGTGGCCATGGCTGACCTGCAGTGGCAGGTGCCGGCGCTGCCGGTGGTGCAGAACGTTGATGCCCAGGTGCACGACAGCGTGGACGCCATCCGTGATGCGCTGGTTCGCCAGCTGTACCTGCCGGTGCGCTGGACAGAATGCGTGCAGGCGCTGGCCGCGCGCGGCGTGACCCGCGTGGCCGAATGCGGCCCGGGCAAGGTCCTGACCGGCCTGGTCAAGCGCATCGACAAGTCGCTTGAGGCACGCGCCCTGGGTTCGGCGGCCGAACTGGCCGCTGCGCAGGACGAGTGGGTCCACTGA
- a CDS encoding aminodeoxychorismate synthase component I, producing MTEPHILPLPAGVDLLALQRAAPQRYPLLMESTASGTAQGRWDLLLMADGQGISLSPDGTVRDLQGKAQAGDFLAALDAQWQALRTPRGDATLPFRGGWALLLDYELAGQIEPVLRLPVREDGLPVALALRCPAAILRDRSSGQCHAICEDGRQAMLQRLQEDLAGLPAQEPLPEWQPPMQWREDAPQRFTAGVERVIDYLRAGDVFQVNLSRRWEAGFAAPLSPFALYARLRVANPAPFAGLFVGQGRAVVSSSPERLVSVHGEMVQTRPIAGTRPRFAGDDDAARIRELVGHPKERAEHVMLIDLERNDLGRICAPGSVLVDELMTVESYAHVHHIVSNVRGVLREGTTPGQVIAATFPGGTITGCPKVRCMQIIAELEQQARGAYTGAFGWLNRDGDMDLNILIRTAEVAGDTARFRTGAGIVVDSVPERELDETRAKARGLLRAMEPA from the coding sequence ATGACCGAACCGCACATCCTTCCGCTGCCGGCCGGTGTCGACCTGCTGGCGCTGCAACGCGCCGCGCCGCAGCGCTATCCGCTGCTGATGGAATCCACCGCCTCGGGCACGGCGCAGGGGCGCTGGGACCTGCTGCTGATGGCCGACGGACAGGGCATTTCGCTGTCGCCCGATGGCACGGTGCGCGACCTGCAGGGCAAAGCGCAGGCCGGGGATTTCCTGGCCGCACTGGATGCACAGTGGCAGGCGCTGCGCACGCCGCGTGGCGACGCGACGCTGCCGTTCCGCGGTGGCTGGGCACTGCTGCTGGATTACGAACTGGCCGGGCAGATCGAGCCGGTACTGCGCCTGCCTGTGCGCGAGGATGGCCTGCCGGTCGCGCTGGCCCTGCGTTGTCCGGCGGCGATCCTGCGTGACCGCAGCAGCGGCCAGTGCCACGCGATCTGCGAGGACGGGCGGCAGGCGATGTTGCAGCGCCTGCAAGAGGATCTGGCCGGGCTGCCAGCGCAGGAACCGCTGCCGGAGTGGCAACCGCCGATGCAGTGGCGCGAGGATGCGCCGCAGCGCTTCACCGCGGGCGTGGAGCGGGTGATCGACTACCTGCGTGCCGGCGATGTGTTCCAGGTGAACCTCTCGCGCCGCTGGGAAGCCGGGTTCGCCGCGCCACTGTCGCCGTTCGCGCTGTATGCACGGCTGCGTGTGGCCAACCCCGCACCGTTTGCCGGCCTGTTCGTCGGACAGGGCAGGGCGGTAGTCAGCTCGTCCCCCGAGCGCCTGGTCTCGGTGCATGGCGAGATGGTGCAGACCCGTCCGATCGCCGGCACCCGCCCGCGCTTTGCCGGTGACGACGATGCTGCGCGCATCCGCGAGCTGGTCGGCCATCCCAAGGAGCGCGCCGAGCACGTGATGCTGATCGACCTGGAGCGCAATGACCTCGGGCGCATCTGCGCGCCGGGCAGCGTGCTGGTGGACGAGCTGATGACGGTGGAGAGCTACGCCCACGTGCACCACATCGTCAGCAACGTGCGTGGCGTGCTGCGTGAGGGCACCACGCCAGGACAGGTGATCGCCGCGACCTTCCCCGGCGGCACCATCACCGGCTGTCCCAAGGTGCGCTGCATGCAGATCATTGCCGAGCTGGAGCAGCAGGCGCGGGGTGCCTATACCGGCGCATTTGGCTGGCTCAACCGCGACGGCGACATGGACCTGAACATCCTGATCCGCACCGCCGAGGTCGCTGGCGACACGGCCAGGTTCCGCACCGGTGCCGGCATCGTCGTCGATTCGGTGCCCGAGCGTGAACTGGACGAGACCCGGGCCAAGGCGCGCGGCCTGCTGCGGGCCATGGAGCCGGCGTGA
- the fabF gene encoding beta-ketoacyl-ACP synthase II, whose translation MSRRVVVTGLGMVSPLGNDLASSWEGIINGRSGIGPITQIDASQFTTRIAGEVKGFDITAENPLYGKYQVSAKDAKKMDSFIHYGLGAAFMALHDAGLEITGANAERVGAIIGAGIGGLLGIEEQTIKFHEGGARKISPFYVPSTIINMLPGQLSIITGLKGPSFSAVSACATSNHSIGTAMRMIQYGDADVMIAGGAERGSSPTAVGGFCAMKAMSTRNDDPTRASRPWDKDRDGFVLGDGAGLLVLEEYEHARARGARIYCELAGFGASSDAFHMTAPSENGEGAARCMVAAMKDAKVNPEQVGYLNAHGTSTPLGDVGETLAMKTALGEHAYRTLVSSTKSMTGHLLGAAGGVEAIFAIKALETGIIPPTINLDEPGEGCDLDYVPHTAREKQVDVTMSNGFGFGGTNGTLVFKRI comes from the coding sequence ATGAGTCGTCGTGTCGTCGTTACCGGCCTGGGCATGGTGTCGCCGCTGGGCAATGATCTGGCCAGCAGCTGGGAAGGCATCATCAATGGACGTTCGGGTATCGGCCCGATCACGCAGATCGATGCGTCGCAGTTCACCACCAGGATCGCCGGCGAGGTGAAGGGTTTCGACATCACTGCCGAAAACCCGCTGTACGGCAAGTACCAGGTGTCCGCCAAGGACGCCAAGAAAATGGACTCCTTCATCCACTACGGCCTGGGCGCCGCCTTCATGGCGCTGCACGATGCCGGGCTGGAGATCACCGGAGCCAATGCCGAACGCGTGGGTGCCATCATCGGCGCCGGCATCGGCGGCCTGCTGGGGATCGAGGAGCAGACCATCAAATTCCACGAGGGCGGCGCGCGCAAGATTTCGCCGTTCTATGTGCCCAGCACCATTATCAACATGCTGCCGGGCCAGCTGAGCATCATCACCGGGTTGAAGGGGCCGTCGTTCTCGGCGGTGTCGGCCTGCGCCACCTCCAACCATTCCATCGGCACCGCGATGCGCATGATCCAGTACGGCGATGCCGACGTCATGATCGCCGGCGGCGCCGAGCGTGGCTCCTCGCCGACCGCCGTGGGCGGTTTCTGCGCGATGAAGGCCATGTCCACCCGCAACGACGACCCGACCCGTGCCTCGAGGCCGTGGGACAAGGACCGCGACGGCTTCGTGCTGGGCGACGGTGCCGGCCTGCTGGTGCTGGAGGAGTACGAGCACGCCAGGGCGCGTGGCGCGCGCATCTACTGCGAACTGGCCGGCTTTGGCGCCAGCTCCGATGCCTTCCACATGACCGCGCCGAGCGAGAACGGCGAGGGCGCCGCGCGCTGCATGGTCGCGGCGATGAAGGATGCCAAGGTCAACCCGGAACAGGTCGGTTACCTCAACGCGCATGGCACCTCCACGCCGCTGGGCGACGTGGGCGAGACCCTGGCGATGAAGACCGCGCTGGGCGAGCACGCCTACCGCACCCTGGTCAGCTCGACCAAGTCGATGACCGGCCACCTGCTGGGTGCGGCCGGTGGCGTGGAGGCGATCTTCGCGATCAAGGCGCTGGAAACCGGCATTATCCCGCCGACCATCAACCTGGACGAGCCGGGCGAGGGCTGCGACCTGGATTACGTCCCGCACACCGCGCGCGAGAAGCAGGTGGACGTGACCATGTCCAACGGCTTTGGCTTCGGCGGCACCAACGGCACGCTGGTGTTCAAGCGCATCTGA
- the fabG gene encoding 3-oxoacyl-ACP reductase FabG, producing MNKPLQGEIALVTGASRGIGAAIADELAAQGATVIGTATTESGAAAIGERLAAVGGHGRALNVTEPGAVEALIDSVSKEFGAVTILVNNAGITRDNLLMRMKDEDWQAILDTNLTSVYRTSKAVMRGMMKARKGRIINIASVIGVTGNAGQANYAAAKAGIIAFSKSLAKEIGSRGVTVNVVAPGFINTDMTKDLPEDAKTAMLGQIALGRLGDPADIARAVAFLAGPSASYITGETLHVNGGMYMP from the coding sequence ATGAACAAGCCATTGCAGGGTGAGATTGCCTTGGTCACCGGTGCCAGCCGCGGCATCGGTGCCGCCATCGCCGACGAACTGGCCGCGCAGGGCGCGACCGTCATCGGCACCGCCACCACCGAATCCGGCGCTGCCGCCATTGGCGAGCGACTGGCTGCCGTCGGGGGGCATGGTCGCGCGCTGAACGTGACCGAGCCGGGCGCGGTCGAGGCACTGATCGATTCGGTATCCAAGGAATTCGGCGCCGTCACCATCCTGGTCAACAACGCCGGCATCACCCGCGACAACCTGCTGATGCGGATGAAGGACGAGGACTGGCAGGCCATCCTCGATACCAACCTCACCAGCGTCTACCGCACTTCCAAGGCGGTGATGCGCGGCATGATGAAGGCGCGCAAGGGCCGCATCATCAACATCGCCTCGGTGATCGGCGTGACCGGCAATGCCGGACAGGCCAACTACGCCGCGGCCAAGGCCGGCATCATTGCCTTCTCCAAGTCGCTGGCCAAGGAAATCGGCTCGCGCGGTGTGACCGTCAACGTGGTCGCGCCGGGCTTCATCAACACCGACATGACCAAGGACCTGCCCGAGGACGCGAAGACCGCGATGCTCGGCCAGATCGCGCTGGGCCGCCTCGGCGACCCGGCAGACATCGCGCGTGCGGTAGCGTTCCTGGCCGGTCCGTCGGCCAGCTACATCACCGGCGAAACCCTGCATGTGAATGGCGGCATGTACATGCCGTGA
- a CDS encoding DNA polymerase III subunit delta', which translates to MSNTFSPWQQRAYDQTVAALDAGRLGHGLLICGPAGLGKREVALALAGHVLGRGDEAAARRSQQLIAAGTHPDLQLVSFIPNKSGDKLRTEIVIEQVREISQKLALTPQYGAAQVVVVDPADAINRAACNALLKTLEEPAPGRYLWLISSDPARLPATIRSRCQRLEFKLPPRAEAMAWLLAQGHAEAAAAEGLDAARGHPGLAARWLRDDGLTLRKQVASDLEQVASGRLGAVELAQRWAADEHADLRLRHAADLALAQASSSGLTEPSRLHKLAAWFDAANRTRDLLRTTVRPDLAMVELLMAWSAANERQPKGNLR; encoded by the coding sequence ATGAGCAATACGTTTTCCCCGTGGCAGCAGCGCGCCTATGACCAGACGGTGGCGGCACTGGATGCCGGTCGTCTCGGCCATGGCCTGCTGATCTGCGGACCTGCTGGCTTGGGCAAGCGCGAGGTGGCGCTGGCGCTGGCCGGGCACGTGCTCGGTCGTGGCGACGAAGCGGCCGCCCGCCGCAGCCAGCAACTGATCGCTGCCGGCACCCATCCGGACCTGCAGCTGGTGTCGTTCATACCGAACAAGTCAGGCGACAAGCTGCGCACCGAGATCGTCATCGAGCAGGTGCGCGAGATCTCGCAGAAGCTGGCGCTCACCCCGCAATACGGAGCGGCGCAGGTGGTGGTGGTCGACCCGGCAGACGCGATCAACCGCGCCGCCTGCAACGCGCTGCTCAAGACCCTGGAAGAACCCGCCCCCGGCCGCTATCTGTGGCTGATCAGCTCCGATCCGGCGCGCCTGCCGGCGACCATCCGCAGCCGATGCCAGCGCTTGGAATTCAAGCTGCCGCCGCGCGCCGAGGCGATGGCGTGGCTGCTGGCGCAGGGCCATGCCGAAGCCGCGGCCGCCGAAGGACTGGATGCCGCCCGCGGCCATCCGGGCCTGGCCGCACGGTGGCTGCGCGATGATGGCCTGACGCTGCGCAAGCAGGTCGCCAGCGACCTGGAACAGGTTGCCAGCGGCCGCCTCGGTGCGGTGGAACTGGCCCAGCGCTGGGCGGCTGACGAACACGCCGATCTTCGCCTGCGCCACGCGGCCGATCTGGCATTGGCGCAGGCCTCGTCTTCCGGCTTGACCGAGCCGTCGCGATTGCACAAGCTGGCCGCCTGGTTTGACGCCGCGAACCGTACCCGCGACCTGCTGCGCACCACCGTCCGCCCCGACCTGGCGATGGTGGAACTGTTGATGGCCTGGTCCGCGGCGAACGAGCGGCAACCCAAGGGGAACCTGAGATGA
- a CDS encoding alpha/beta fold hydrolase: MSSTTFRPRQLAAFALLCVTLLLGSGCAKVTVKPVASTKYMALKRGDVLTDGRLSSASQEALSMIGLDLDQCQKDVPACQRSLAETEGMPSEQRLATQAELWTWAALQMTPEVKLQERPPLSPEALDAWLQAARHAYAYLFFSGRSPTERAFEERQTQVRDYYNYAADQTAATVFQYVRKRAQEGEALDRPVQAGDWTLAVDFSQLRIDQVPKRVLSASTISFAGMRSTYRRDGFGAELVVELEGPQLAVPAGLEDEQEEERLRGPVFSEMPSVAATALLRFRGDSMEEVLATREVMVEAYELERSTHTELHGEQVPLAANFTAAYGLWQAQSGFATQSLRTLFGRGEGIRAPHIYLMQPYDPNRRIIFMLHGLGSSPEAWVNVANEIMGDPVLREKFQVWMVYYPTNAPIALNRHEINRALDETLRHFDPGGKAPASRDIVIIGHSMGGVLSRLLVSSSGETLWDDLLQRYELRGERLKKVKSKLGPLLHFDARKDVGRAIFIAAPHRGTDAASKGFGRLVGKLVRLPVTILGKFGDVFEMLVDPNGDDGKPAKPRIPNSIDNLKSDDPFIRSAANLPLRPGLKFHSIVAQNKAEVPLAESQDGLVPYWSSHLDGALSEKVIISGHSVQETPQAILEIRRILHEDLDEHGSAPHAGR; the protein is encoded by the coding sequence ATGAGCTCTACCACCTTCCGTCCCCGACAGCTGGCCGCCTTCGCCCTGCTGTGCGTCACCCTGCTGCTGGGCAGCGGCTGCGCGAAGGTCACCGTCAAGCCGGTGGCCTCGACCAAATACATGGCACTCAAGCGCGGCGACGTGCTCACCGATGGCCGGCTCAGCAGTGCCAGCCAGGAAGCGCTGAGCATGATCGGGCTGGACCTGGACCAGTGCCAGAAGGACGTCCCGGCCTGCCAGCGCTCGCTGGCCGAAACCGAGGGCATGCCGAGCGAGCAGCGCCTCGCCACCCAGGCTGAGCTGTGGACCTGGGCCGCGCTGCAGATGACGCCGGAGGTCAAACTTCAGGAGCGGCCACCGCTGTCGCCCGAGGCGCTGGACGCGTGGCTGCAGGCCGCCCGTCACGCGTATGCCTATCTGTTCTTCAGCGGGCGCTCGCCCACAGAGCGCGCCTTCGAGGAACGCCAGACCCAGGTGCGCGACTACTACAACTACGCTGCCGACCAGACCGCGGCCACGGTGTTCCAGTACGTGCGCAAGCGCGCACAGGAGGGAGAGGCGCTGGACCGCCCGGTGCAGGCCGGTGACTGGACGCTGGCGGTGGACTTCAGCCAGTTGCGCATTGACCAGGTTCCCAAGCGTGTGCTGTCGGCCTCGACGATCAGCTTTGCCGGCATGCGCAGCACCTACCGCCGCGATGGCTTCGGCGCCGAGCTGGTGGTCGAGCTCGAGGGCCCTCAGCTCGCAGTGCCGGCTGGCCTCGAGGACGAGCAGGAGGAGGAGCGCCTGCGCGGCCCGGTGTTCAGCGAGATGCCCTCGGTGGCGGCGACGGCGCTGCTGCGTTTCCGCGGCGACTCGATGGAGGAAGTGCTGGCCACGCGCGAGGTGATGGTCGAGGCCTACGAGCTGGAAAGAAGCACCCACACCGAACTGCACGGCGAGCAGGTGCCGCTGGCCGCCAACTTCACCGCGGCCTATGGCCTGTGGCAGGCGCAGTCGGGTTTCGCCACGCAGTCGCTGCGCACCCTGTTCGGCCGCGGCGAGGGCATCCGCGCCCCGCACATCTACCTGATGCAGCCCTACGATCCGAACCGCCGGATCATCTTCATGCTGCATGGCCTGGGCAGCAGTCCAGAGGCCTGGGTCAACGTGGCCAACGAGATCATGGGCGACCCGGTGCTGCGCGAGAAGTTCCAGGTGTGGATGGTCTATTACCCGACCAATGCGCCGATCGCGTTGAACCGCCACGAGATCAACCGCGCGCTGGACGAGACCCTGCGCCACTTCGATCCCGGCGGCAAGGCACCGGCCTCGCGCGACATCGTGATCATCGGCCACAGCATGGGCGGCGTGCTGTCGCGGCTGCTGGTGTCCTCCTCCGGAGAGACGCTCTGGGACGATCTGCTGCAGCGTTATGAACTGCGCGGCGAGCGGCTGAAGAAGGTGAAGTCCAAGCTCGGGCCGCTGCTGCATTTCGATGCGCGCAAGGACGTGGGCCGGGCGATCTTCATTGCCGCGCCGCACCGCGGCACCGATGCCGCCAGCAAGGGCTTCGGTCGCCTGGTCGGCAAGCTGGTGCGCCTGCCGGTCACCATCCTCGGCAAGTTCGGTGATGTGTTCGAGATGCTGGTCGATCCGAACGGTGACGATGGCAAGCCGGCCAAGCCGCGCATTCCCAACAGCATCGACAACCTCAAGTCCGATGACCCGTTCATCCGCTCGGCGGCGAACCTGCCGCTGCGCCCGGGCCTGAAGTTCCATTCGATCGTGGCCCAGAACAAGGCGGAAGTCCCGCTGGCCGAGTCGCAGGACGGGCTGGTGCCGTACTGGAGCTCGCACCTGGACGGAGCCCTGTCGGAGAAGGTGATCATCTCCGGGCACAGCGTGCAGGAGACGCCGCAGGCGATCCTCGAGATCCGCCGCATCCTGCATGAGGACCTGGACGAACACGGCAGCGCGCCCCACGCCGGCAGGTGA
- a CDS encoding DUF4105 domain-containing protein — MALVRGGSGLLVLACTVALVWGLGALWFQLPGGLVLKVLALLVWTGLAVIALRSSLAPCRRWRGLLPFGATLALLLVWWSGIEPRQDRDWADDVARPLQARLEGERLVIENVRNFHWRSQDDYDIAWEHREYDLGQVVSADMILSYWTVPAIAHTLVSFGFEDGRHLVFSLEIRKERDESFSALGGFFRKFEAVLVASDERDIVRVRSNVREEDVYLYRLHGLSRGELRDLLRSYVAQGDALRARPAFYNTLTSNCTTVVFDLVRGIAPGLPLDWRLLASGYLAGYAHDVGGLQPGYDLQTLRERGRITARARASGDNDDFSRVIRRGIPGTEQASR; from the coding sequence ATGGCCTTGGTCCGGGGCGGGAGTGGGCTGCTGGTGCTGGCCTGCACAGTCGCCCTGGTCTGGGGACTGGGCGCGTTGTGGTTCCAGCTTCCCGGCGGCTTGGTCCTGAAGGTCCTGGCGTTACTGGTCTGGACCGGCCTTGCGGTCATCGCCCTGCGCAGCAGCCTGGCCCCGTGCCGGCGCTGGCGTGGATTGTTGCCTTTCGGCGCTACCCTGGCCTTGCTGCTGGTGTGGTGGAGCGGCATCGAGCCGCGGCAGGACCGCGACTGGGCCGATGACGTCGCCCGGCCGTTGCAGGCACGGCTGGAAGGCGAGCGGCTGGTGATCGAGAACGTGCGCAACTTCCACTGGCGCAGCCAGGACGATTACGACATCGCCTGGGAGCATCGCGAGTACGACCTCGGCCAGGTGGTCTCGGCCGACATGATCCTTTCCTACTGGACGGTGCCCGCCATCGCCCACACCCTGGTGTCGTTCGGCTTCGAGGATGGTCGCCACCTGGTGTTCTCGCTGGAGATCCGCAAGGAGCGCGATGAATCGTTCTCCGCGCTGGGCGGGTTCTTCCGCAAGTTCGAAGCGGTGCTGGTGGCGTCGGACGAGCGTGACATCGTGCGCGTGCGCAGCAATGTGCGCGAGGAGGACGTCTATCTCTACCGGTTGCATGGGCTTTCGCGCGGGGAGCTGCGCGATCTGCTGCGTTCCTATGTAGCCCAGGGCGACGCATTGCGGGCACGGCCGGCCTTCTACAACACGCTGACCAGCAACTGCACCACCGTGGTGTTCGATCTGGTCCGCGGTATCGCCCCAGGCCTGCCGCTGGACTGGCGCCTGCTGGCATCGGGTTACCTGGCCGGCTATGCCCACGATGTCGGTGGCCTGCAGCCCGGCTACGATCTGCAGACCCTGCGTGAACGCGGCCGCATCACCGCGCGTGCCCGTGCCAGTGGCGACAACGATGACTTCAGCCGCGTGATCCGGCGCGGTATTCCAGGAACCGAGCAGGCAAGCCGATGA
- the mltG gene encoding endolytic transglycosylase MltG, giving the protein MAGAKRGCLAVVAFVLVLMLALAAAGAWWWQQRGFADTALTPDAPSVVIASGDSFSTVLGKLREAGVDEGNDLQWQLLARQLDAAGKLKVGEYSLDPAPTPRELLQRMRQGKVIQHKVTIIEGWNIRQLRAALAKASPLEHKTTDLDDAALMAALGFPDQHPEGRFLPETYVYQRGDSDLDVLKRAHAAMEKELASAWESRADDLPLESPYQLLTLASIIEKETGLASERPQIAGVFARRLKMGMRLQTDPTVIYGIGSAYDGNIRKIHLSTDTPYNTYTRAGLTPTPIAMPSRDALRAAANPAPGDALYFVAVGDGSGAHEFSATYAEHTAAVARYLQRLRASRQAQQE; this is encoded by the coding sequence ATGGCGGGTGCTAAGCGGGGTTGTCTTGCCGTAGTGGCGTTCGTGCTGGTGCTGATGCTCGCGCTGGCCGCCGCCGGCGCCTGGTGGTGGCAGCAGCGCGGTTTCGCCGACACGGCGCTGACCCCCGATGCGCCCAGCGTGGTGATCGCGTCCGGCGATTCCTTCAGCACCGTGCTGGGCAAGCTGCGCGAAGCCGGGGTGGATGAGGGCAACGACCTGCAATGGCAGTTGCTTGCGCGCCAGCTCGATGCCGCCGGCAAGCTGAAGGTCGGCGAGTACAGCCTGGATCCGGCACCGACCCCGCGCGAGCTGCTGCAGCGCATGCGCCAGGGCAAGGTCATCCAGCACAAGGTCACCATCATCGAGGGCTGGAACATCCGCCAGCTGCGCGCGGCACTGGCCAAGGCCAGCCCGCTTGAGCACAAGACCACCGACCTGGACGATGCGGCACTGATGGCCGCGCTGGGCTTCCCGGACCAGCATCCGGAAGGGCGCTTCCTGCCGGAAACCTACGTCTACCAGCGTGGTGACAGCGACCTGGACGTGCTCAAGCGCGCGCATGCGGCAATGGAAAAGGAGCTGGCCTCGGCCTGGGAATCGCGCGCCGACGACCTGCCGCTCGAATCGCCCTACCAGTTGTTGACCCTGGCCTCGATCATCGAGAAGGAAACCGGACTGGCGTCCGAACGCCCGCAGATTGCCGGGGTATTCGCCCGCCGGCTGAAGATGGGCATGCGCCTGCAGACCGATCCGACCGTGATCTACGGCATCGGCAGCGCCTATGACGGCAACATCCGCAAGATCCACCTGAGCACCGACACGCCGTACAACACCTACACCCGTGCCGGCCTGACGCCCACGCCGATCGCGATGCCCAGCCGCGACGCGCTCAGGGCCGCGGCCAATCCGGCGCCGGGCGATGCGCTGTACTTCGTTGCCGTCGGTGATGGCAGTGGCGCGCACGAGTTCAGCGCCACCTATGCCGAACATACCGCCGCCGTGGCGCGCTACCTGCAGCGCCTGCGTGCCAGCCGCCAGGCGCAGCAGGAATGA
- the acpP gene encoding acyl carrier protein: MSTIEERVKKIVVEQLGVKEEEVTTNASFVDDLGADSLDTVELVMALEEEFECEIPDEEAEKITSVQQAIDYVKAHVKA, encoded by the coding sequence ATGAGCACCATCGAAGAACGCGTCAAGAAGATTGTTGTTGAACAGCTTGGCGTCAAGGAAGAGGAAGTCACCACCAACGCATCGTTCGTCGATGACCTGGGCGCCGACTCGCTGGACACCGTCGAGCTGGTGATGGCTCTGGAAGAAGAGTTCGAGTGCGAGATCCCGGACGAAGAAGCCGAGAAGATCACCTCGGTGCAGCAGGCCATCGACTACGTCAAGGCCCACGTCAAGGCCTGA